Proteins encoded by one window of Scatophagus argus isolate fScaArg1 chromosome 8, fScaArg1.pri, whole genome shotgun sequence:
- the LOC124062937 gene encoding protein bicaudal D homolog 2-like isoform X3, giving the protein MSVEEQGYPDAMLLLEAGPEWMRAEIERLSRELSETTNEKIQAAEYGLAVLEEKQQLKQQYDDLEIEYEAVRQELDQLKEAFGQAYSNHRKVAADGESREESLIQESACKEAYYEQRVLELQNELRQTRNILTNTQSENERLNTIFQEMRENSQMVELQRNQLRDDIKEYKFLEARLLQDYTELEEENISLQKQVSVLKQSQVEFEGLKHEIRRLEEDTQFLNSQLEDAIRLKEIAERQLGEALETIKTERELKASLRKELSHYMSIGDTLYHSPLSISLDGLKFSDDAATEPNNDEALHGYENGFTKLANAITYDNCVSTPKNEELFHPAPSLVDDLLSELNISEIQKLKQQLMQMEREKVNLLSTLQDSQKQLEQANGALSEHQEKVNRLTENLNAIRKLQASKERQSALDNEKERDSHEDGDYYEVDINGPEILECKYKVAVSEAGELKEELKTLKAEYQACQSRYEDERARLENDVSTLGEKLATLEKTSQTEREEKTKLEKELRKLSDVAGESQGSLSVAQDELVTFSEELATLYNHVCMCNNETPNRVMLDFYKEGKGGRSSPEGRGRRSPILLTKGLFPEPGKADVSDGTPSPVSSLPSPVSDHRREPMNIYNLVAIIRDQIKHLQLAVDRTTELSRQRVASLELGTVADKDKEACMEEILKLKSLLSTKREQIATLRTVLKANKQTAEVALANLKSKYENEKAMVTETMMKLRNELKALKEDAATFSSLRAMFATRCDEYVTQLDAMQRQLAAAEDEKKTLNSLLRMAIQQKLALTQRLEDLEFDHEQTRRGGNSGRAKTRSKAASGTANNTH; this is encoded by the exons GCCTTTGGACAAGCCTACTCCAACCACAGGAAGGTGGCAGCAGATGGGGAGAGCCGTGAGGAGTCTCTTATCCAGGAGTCCGCTTGTAAGGAGGCCTACTATGAGCAGAGGGTCCTGGAGCTTCAGAATGAGCTCCGCCAGACGCGCAACATCCTCACCAATACCCAGTCTGAGAATGAACGTCTGAACACCATCTTCCAAGAGATGAGAGAG AACAGCCAGATGGTGGAGCTCCAGAGGAATCAGCTCCGTGACGACATCAAGGAGTACAAGTTCCTCGAGGCTCGACTGCTGCAGGACTACACtgaactggaggaggagaacatcTCGCTGCAGAAGCAGGTTTCCGTGCTCAAACAGAGTCAG GTGGAGTTTGAGGGTTTGAAGCATGAGATCCGTCGTCTGGAGGAGGACACTCAGTTCCTCAACAGCCAACTGGAGGATGCCATCCGACTGAAAGAGATCGCTGAGCGTCAGCTCGGTGAGGCCCTGGAGACCATCAAGACTGAGCGTGAGCTGAAAGCTTCCCTGAGGAAAGAACTCTCCCACTACATGAGCATAGGAGACACTCTGTATCACAg CCCTCTTAGCATTTCTCTGGATGGTCTCAAGTTCAGTGATGATGCGGCCACCGAACCTAACAACGATGAAGCCCTCCATGGATATGAGAATGGCTTCACCAAACTGGCCAACGCCATCACCTATGACAACTGTGTGTCCACACCGAAGAACGAAGAGCTGTTTCATCCTGCACCCAGCCTCGTGGACGACCTGCTCAGCGAACTTAACATCTCAGAGATCCAGAAGCTCAAGCAGCAGCTGATGCAG ATGGAGCGTGAGAAGGTCAACCTGCTGTCCACCCTGCAGGACTCCCAGAAGCAGCTAGAGCAGGCTAACGGTGCTCTGTCAGAGCATCAAGAGAAAGTCAACCGCCTTACGGAGAACCTTAACGCTATCCGCAAGCTCCAGGCCAGCAAAGAACGCCAGTCTGCCTTGGACAACGAGAAGGAACGTGACAGCCATGAAGATGGAGACTACTACGAAGTGGACATCAATGGACCTGAGATTCTGGAGTGCAAATACAAG GTGGCTGTGTCTGAGGCAGGAGAGCTGAAGGAAGAACTGAAGACTCTGAAGGCGGAGTACCAGGCCTGTCAGTCACGTTACGAAGACGAACGCGCCCGTCTGGAGAATGACGTGTCTACGCTGGGAGAGAAGCTGGCAACTCTGGAGAAGAcgagtcagacagagagagaagagaagactAAGCTAGAGAAGGAGCTGCGCAAG ttGAGTGACGTGGCGGGCGAGTCTCAGGGCAGCCTGAGTGTGGCACAGGATGAGCTGGTCACCTTCAGTGAGGAACTGGCTACTCTCTACAACCACGTCTGCATGTGCAACAATGAAACACCCAACCGCGTCATGCTTGACTTCTACAAGGAGGGTAAGGGAGGTCGGAGCAGCCCAGAAGGCCGTGGCCGTCGCTCTCCCATTTTGCTCACCAAGGGCCTCTTCCCTGAGCCTGGTAAGGCCGACGTAAGCGACGGAACCCCTTCGCCTGTCTCTTCTCTGCCTTCTCCTGTGTCTGACCACCGCCGCGAGCCCATGAACATCTACAATCTGGTGGCGATTATCAGAGACCAGATCAAGCACCTGCAGCTGGCTGTTGACCGCACCACAGAGTTGTCACGGCAGAGGGTGGCCTCTCTGGAGCTCGGCACTGTGGCCGACAAGGACAAGGAAGCCTGCATGGAGGAGATCCTCAAACTGAAATCTCTGCTCAGCACAAAGAGGGAACAGATTGCAACCCTGAGGACTGTCCTCAAGGCCAACAAGCAG ACAGCTGAAGTTGCTCTGGCCAATCTGAAGAGCAAGTACGAGAACGAAAAGGCCATGGTGACCGAGACCATGATGAAACTGAGGAATGAGCTGAAAGCCCTGAAGGAAGACGCTGccaccttttcctctctccgAGCCATGTTCGCCACACG TTGTGACGAGTATGTCACTCAGCTGGATGCGATGCAGAGGcagctggcagcagcagaggatgagAAAAAGACCCTCAACTCCCTGCTGCGGATGGCTATCCAGCAGAAACTGGCCCTGACGCAGCGTCTGGAAGACCTGGAGTTTGATCACGAGCAAACCCGCCGGGGAGGCAACTCTGGCCGGGCCAAGACCCGCAGCAAGGCCGCCAGTGGCACCGCCAACAACACCCAC
- the LOC124062937 gene encoding protein bicaudal D homolog 2-like isoform X1, producing MSVEEQGYPDAMLLLEAGPEWMRAEIERLSRELSETTNEKIQAAEYGLAVLEEKQQLKQQYDDLEIEYEAVRQELDQLKEAFGQAYSNHRKVAADGESREESLIQESACKEAYYEQRVLELQNELRQTRNILTNTQSENERLNTIFQEMRENSQMVELQRNQLRDDIKEYKFLEARLLQDYTELEEENISLQKQVSVLKQSQVEFEGLKHEIRRLEEDTQFLNSQLEDAIRLKEIAERQLGEALETIKTERELKASLRKELSHYMSIGDTLYHSPLSISLDGLKFSDDAATEPNNDEALHGYENGFTKLANAITYDNCVSTPKNEELFHPAPSLVDDLLSELNISEIQKLKQQLMQMEREKVNLLSTLQDSQKQLEQANGALSEHQEKVNRLTENLNAIRKLQASKERQSALDNEKERDSHEDGDYYEVDINGPEILECKYKVAVSEAGELKEELKTLKAEYQACQSRYEDERARLENDVSTLGEKLATLEKTSQTEREEKTKLEKELRKLSDVAGESQGSLSVAQDELVTFSEELATLYNHVCMCNNETPNRVMLDFYKEGKGGRSSPEGRGRRSPILLTKGLFPEPGKADVSDGTPSPVSSLPSPVSDHRREPMNIYNLVAIIRDQIKHLQLAVDRTTELSRQRVASLELGTVADKDKEACMEEILKLKSLLSTKREQIATLRTVLKANKQTAEVALANLKSKYENEKAMVTETMMKLRNELKALKEDAATFSSLRAMFATRCDEYVTQLDAMQRQLAAAEDEKKTLNSLLRMAIQQKLALTQRLEDLEFDHEQTRRGGNSGRAKTRSKAASGTANNTHVSQSLTCSGRPEHNNTAPNGILGGPVVFCSEKYKIYCD from the exons GCCTTTGGACAAGCCTACTCCAACCACAGGAAGGTGGCAGCAGATGGGGAGAGCCGTGAGGAGTCTCTTATCCAGGAGTCCGCTTGTAAGGAGGCCTACTATGAGCAGAGGGTCCTGGAGCTTCAGAATGAGCTCCGCCAGACGCGCAACATCCTCACCAATACCCAGTCTGAGAATGAACGTCTGAACACCATCTTCCAAGAGATGAGAGAG AACAGCCAGATGGTGGAGCTCCAGAGGAATCAGCTCCGTGACGACATCAAGGAGTACAAGTTCCTCGAGGCTCGACTGCTGCAGGACTACACtgaactggaggaggagaacatcTCGCTGCAGAAGCAGGTTTCCGTGCTCAAACAGAGTCAG GTGGAGTTTGAGGGTTTGAAGCATGAGATCCGTCGTCTGGAGGAGGACACTCAGTTCCTCAACAGCCAACTGGAGGATGCCATCCGACTGAAAGAGATCGCTGAGCGTCAGCTCGGTGAGGCCCTGGAGACCATCAAGACTGAGCGTGAGCTGAAAGCTTCCCTGAGGAAAGAACTCTCCCACTACATGAGCATAGGAGACACTCTGTATCACAg CCCTCTTAGCATTTCTCTGGATGGTCTCAAGTTCAGTGATGATGCGGCCACCGAACCTAACAACGATGAAGCCCTCCATGGATATGAGAATGGCTTCACCAAACTGGCCAACGCCATCACCTATGACAACTGTGTGTCCACACCGAAGAACGAAGAGCTGTTTCATCCTGCACCCAGCCTCGTGGACGACCTGCTCAGCGAACTTAACATCTCAGAGATCCAGAAGCTCAAGCAGCAGCTGATGCAG ATGGAGCGTGAGAAGGTCAACCTGCTGTCCACCCTGCAGGACTCCCAGAAGCAGCTAGAGCAGGCTAACGGTGCTCTGTCAGAGCATCAAGAGAAAGTCAACCGCCTTACGGAGAACCTTAACGCTATCCGCAAGCTCCAGGCCAGCAAAGAACGCCAGTCTGCCTTGGACAACGAGAAGGAACGTGACAGCCATGAAGATGGAGACTACTACGAAGTGGACATCAATGGACCTGAGATTCTGGAGTGCAAATACAAG GTGGCTGTGTCTGAGGCAGGAGAGCTGAAGGAAGAACTGAAGACTCTGAAGGCGGAGTACCAGGCCTGTCAGTCACGTTACGAAGACGAACGCGCCCGTCTGGAGAATGACGTGTCTACGCTGGGAGAGAAGCTGGCAACTCTGGAGAAGAcgagtcagacagagagagaagagaagactAAGCTAGAGAAGGAGCTGCGCAAG ttGAGTGACGTGGCGGGCGAGTCTCAGGGCAGCCTGAGTGTGGCACAGGATGAGCTGGTCACCTTCAGTGAGGAACTGGCTACTCTCTACAACCACGTCTGCATGTGCAACAATGAAACACCCAACCGCGTCATGCTTGACTTCTACAAGGAGGGTAAGGGAGGTCGGAGCAGCCCAGAAGGCCGTGGCCGTCGCTCTCCCATTTTGCTCACCAAGGGCCTCTTCCCTGAGCCTGGTAAGGCCGACGTAAGCGACGGAACCCCTTCGCCTGTCTCTTCTCTGCCTTCTCCTGTGTCTGACCACCGCCGCGAGCCCATGAACATCTACAATCTGGTGGCGATTATCAGAGACCAGATCAAGCACCTGCAGCTGGCTGTTGACCGCACCACAGAGTTGTCACGGCAGAGGGTGGCCTCTCTGGAGCTCGGCACTGTGGCCGACAAGGACAAGGAAGCCTGCATGGAGGAGATCCTCAAACTGAAATCTCTGCTCAGCACAAAGAGGGAACAGATTGCAACCCTGAGGACTGTCCTCAAGGCCAACAAGCAG ACAGCTGAAGTTGCTCTGGCCAATCTGAAGAGCAAGTACGAGAACGAAAAGGCCATGGTGACCGAGACCATGATGAAACTGAGGAATGAGCTGAAAGCCCTGAAGGAAGACGCTGccaccttttcctctctccgAGCCATGTTCGCCACACG TTGTGACGAGTATGTCACTCAGCTGGATGCGATGCAGAGGcagctggcagcagcagaggatgagAAAAAGACCCTCAACTCCCTGCTGCGGATGGCTATCCAGCAGAAACTGGCCCTGACGCAGCGTCTGGAAGACCTGGAGTTTGATCACGAGCAAACCCGCCGGGGAGGCAACTCTGGCCGGGCCAAGACCCGCAGCAAGGCCGCCAGTGGCACCGCCAACAACACCCACGTAAGTCAGAGTCTCACCTGCTCTGGCCGACCAGAGCACAACAATACAGCGCCCAATGGCATTCTGGGAGGCCCCGTGGTCTTTTGCAGTGAGAAGTACAAGATCTACTGCGACTGA